GATGCGAATGGTGCCGAGGTCACCGCCGAGCGTGGTGCTGACTTCGATGTGCTCGCCCATGAGCCGGCGGAGCAAACGGTCGAGCCCCATGATGACCGTATTGGGATCGAGCACCGTGGGCTGGACGACCAGTTTGCGGCTGACGGCGAGGATCTGCTTGGAGAGATCGGTGCCGCGTACGGCAAGTGCGCGGATCTCACTGACGTCGCGCCGCACAGGATCGTCGGCGGACATCATGGCGAGGGCGAGATCGCAGTAGCCCAGCATGCCCGTGAGCAAGTTGCTGAAGTCGTGCGAGATACCGCCGGCGAACGTGCCGATGGCTTCCATCTTCTGCGACTGCCGCAGCTGATCTTCGCTGCGGGCCAGCGCGCGCTCAGCTTCGCGCCGCGCCGTGACATCGATACCCACCGACAGCCAGCTGGCGCGCCCGAGTCGGCGCGACGACGTGGTGATCACTTCCATTTCGAGCTGACGGCCGGTCGCGGTGCGATGGAGCCACGTGCCGGCGCTTTGCTTGGACTCGGAGAAGGGCAGTCGGGCGCCGCTGAATCGCGCGTGTTCGGCGGGATCGAGCAGGTCGAGAATGCGCAGCGACAGGAACGCATCGCGATCGTAGCCGTACTTCTCGACTGCGGCTTCGTTCACGGCCAGCACGAGCATGGTGTCCGCGTCCCACGCCCACATAGGCAGCGGATTGGAATCGAACAAGAAGCGATAGCGACGTTCGCTGTCGGCCAGCGCGGCATTGCGGCGCTCGACCGTCTCGGCCATCTGGTTGAGGGCCGTCGCGAGCGAACCGATCTCGTCGCTGGACCTGATGCGCGAGCGGTGTCCGGCCACACCCACCGCCAGCGCATGCGCATCGTCGATGAGCGCCTGCACCGGCCGTGAGATCTTGGTGCCGAAATACACGGCGAGGGCGATCGACACGATCAGCGCCCCGCCGAACAGCAACACGCCCCGCCAGCCGCTGTTCGGCATCGGCGTGAGCAGACTGACGAGCAGCGGCGGCGTGGACACGATCAACGCCATGCCGAGCAGTCGCGTGCGGAGACCCGTTCCCCGTTGTACTGGTGGAACGTCGTCCTGCTCGGGTGGCGTGCGGTCGGGCACCTGCTACGCGCCGAGCGGCTCTACGCCCGGTGGCATCGTGACGGCCATCCCCATCGCGTGGTATCCCTTATCGACGTACACCGTGGAGCCGGTGATGCCGCTGGCCAACGCGCTGGAGAGAAACGCCGCCGTGTTGCCGACTTCTGTGGCGGTGAGTTCTTCGGCGAGCGGTGCGTTCGCGGCGCAGTACTTCACCATCTTGTCGATGATGCCGATGGCGCTGGCCGCGCGCGACGCAAACGGGCCGGCGCTGATCGTATTGACACGCAAGCCATACTTGCGACCTGCTTCGAACGACAGCACCCGCGTATCGCTCTCGAGCGCAGCCTTCGCCGATGACATGCCGCCGCCGTAGCCGGGAATGGCGCGTTCACTGGCCATGTACGTGAGCGAGCAGACCGAGCCGCCCGGACGCATGAGCGGCGCGAGCCGCTGCACCATGGACACGAGCGAATACGCGCTGGCGCTGGACGCCGCGAGGTAGCCGGCGCGACTGACCTCCAGCAGCGGCTTCTTCACTTCAGGGCCGTTGGCGAGCGAATGGAAGACAATGTCGAGTGACTGGTCGCCGAAGTCGGCCGCGATGCGCTGGGCGAGTCCGCCGATCGAGAAGTCGCCGACATCCTTGTAGCGCTTCGAGCTGCGCACGTCGTCCGGCGCATCCTCGAGCGAGTCGTAGATGGCGTCGAGTGGATAGATGCGCTCGAAGGTGAGCAGCGATCCATCGCGCAGTTTGCGGGATTCATCCATCTTCCCGCGTTCGAGCAGGTTGAGGAAGATGTTGAGCGCAGGCGGCCACGTGGCGACGCAGACAGAGGCGCCGGCCTCCGCGAAGGCCTTTGCAACGGCGAACCCGAAGCCGCCGTCGTCGGCGACGCCCGCCACGAGGGCGCGCTTGCCGGAAAGATCGATGGGTAGCATCTGGGCAAGATAGCAGCGAAGCGCGTCTTGCGAAGCGCGTCTTGCGAAGCGCGACTACCGCGCCGCGCGGGTGAGTCGATCGCGGAGGCCGGCCCAGCGGTCGTCATCGGGCGGACGCTCAATCACGATGAGCGAGGCGCCGGTGGCGTCGGCCGCGTGCAGAGCGGCGTAGAGCGCTCGCGCATAGGCCGCCGGATCGTCGGGCATGCGAACGATCGTGTCATCCGGCACCGACAGCGTGGTCGTTCTGAGGAGCGCCGTTACGGTGCCGGTTCCTGCACGTCGGTCGGCGAGCGCGGCGTCGATCTCCGAACACTGCTCGGCGTCGAAGAGCCAGACATCGGCGCGCGGGGCGTAATGGCGATCGGCCATGCCGGGCGAGCGTTGAGGCGCCGCCGTCGCCGTCGGCGCGTCGTGCGACACCGTGACGGTCGCCATGCGGACCGCGACGCCCGAGCCACGCAGGGCGAGTTCGAGATCGGCGGCGGAGATCATGCCAGGCCGTAGCACGACCGCGTCCGGGCCGGTGAGGTCGACCACCGTACTTTCGATGCCCACCGAACTCGGGCCCCCGTCGAGAATGAGGCCCACGCGGTCGCCGAGCGACGCCTGCACGTGCTGGGCGGTGGTGGGACTGATCTGGGTGAATCGGTTGGCGCTGGGGGCTGCGATGGGCACGCCGGCGGCCCGGAGCAGGGCCAGCGCCACCGGATGCGCCGGAATCCGTAGAGCGACGGCGTCGAGCCCGGCCGTGGCCACGTCGGGCACCTGAGGGGCCTTGGGCAGCACCATGGTGAGCGGACCCGGCCAGAACGCGGCGGCCAAGCGGTCGGCGGCTGGCGGCCAGTAGCGGGTGAGCACGCGGGCGGCCGCCACGTCGGGCACGTGGGCGATCACCGGGTTCCAGGCGGGACGCCCCTTCGCCGTGTAGATGGCCACCACGGCGTCGGGGTCGAGCGCATTGGCCCCCAAGCCGTACACCGTTTCGGTCGGGAAGGCGACGAGCCCACCGCGCCGAAGCAGGGCGGCCGCGTGCTCGACGACCACGGGATCCGGGTTGTCGGGGTCAAGCGTGAGAATGGGAGCGCCAGCCATACCGGAATCTAGCGGTGTTCAAGGGGTCAGAGTCGTTGAACGCTGGGCGTTCAACGACTCTGACCCCTTGAAACGACGCCTACTGCCGCGACTCGATCACACCGCGGGCAATCCGGTCCACCAGCGCGGGCGACATCAGTTTGAGCAGGCGGCCGATCTTGCCGCGCCAGGTCATCACGAGATCGCGATCGCGCGCCGCCACGGCCGCGAGAATGAGGCGACCGCACTCGTCGGTTTCCATCGTTTCGCCCTTCCGGCGCTTGTAGCCGCGATCGCCGAACGGGGTGCCATCGGGGGACAGCGCCCGCTGATTGATCTCCGAAAACACGAACCCGGGATAGATCATCGTGACGGATACGCCGGTGCCGTCGAGCTCGATACGAAGCGAGTCGAAGAAGCCTGCCATCGCGTGCTTGGTGGCGGCGTACGCGGTGCGCTTGGGGACGCCGGTGAGCCCGGTGAGACTCGAGATCGCTACGATGCGGCCCTTCGAGCGCTTGAGATGCGGCAAGGCATGGGCGGTGCACCACACGCTGCCGAGGTAGTTCACTCGCATCAGCGTGTCGAAAATCGTGAGATCAGTGACGTCTTCGAATAGTCCGCTCGAGCCCATGCCGGCGTTGTTCACCAGCACGTCGAGCTGTCCGAAGTGTGCGACAGTGCGCTCGACCATCGACGCGCATGACGACTCGACGCCCACGTCACCATGCACCACCAACGCCTCGGCTCCCAACGCCCGGCAGTCGGCGGCTACGGATTCCAGTCGCGCGACATCACGAGCGGCGAGCGCCACACGGGCGCCGTCCGCGGCAAACTGTCGTGCCAACTCCGCGCCGATCCCACTCGAGGCGCCGGTGATCAGCACGACCTGCCCGGTGAAGCGACCGCTCACGGATGTCCGGCCGCGTCGTCCGGGCCGAGCAGGTCATCGATGTAGGGGTCGCCCTCGAAGGGCGCATCGAGAATGCGCAGCGCGTGCGTGGCGTCACCGACCCGCACGGCGAGACGAACCGGATACACGAGATGCATGGCGGGCAGCATGCCGCCCGCATCGTCGCGCAGCACCACGGCTGGAATGTGATGTGCTTCCAGCACGCTCCGTGCAACGAGCGCTTCCATCTCGTTCACGTACTCCCGGATGACCTTCATGGCGGCTCCCATAGGGCGAACATATCGCACGGGTCGCGCCACCGTGAGGGTAGCGTGTACACCGACTAGATTTCTGGAATGGCGGCGACCTTCGGCATTTTCGTACTGGCAGAGCTTCCTGGCGAAGCAGGTGCCATGGTGCGAGAGATTCAACAGCGTTTCGATCCCAAGCTGGCCCGGCTCACGCCTCCACACGTGACGCTGGTCGGCTCTTCGGGCGTGGGCGCGATGCCCACGGATACCCCGGTCGCGCGCATTCGGGAGGCGCTGGAACCGATCGCAGCCAGCACGGCACCCATGGAACTCGCGCTGGGGCTGCCGCACCGGTTCATGCAGACGGATATCGTGTCGTTGCCGTTGGACCACAACGGGCCGCTGCGGGCGCTACACGAACGGATCGCGCGCAGCGGACTGCCGTTCAAGCAGGCGCGGTTCCGTTTCACGCCGCATTGCACACTCAGCTTCTATCCCATGCTCACGCCGGCGCGCGAACGCGAGTTGCTGGCCATGCGCGTGAATGCCCCGGCGATCATCGAACGGCTGCAGGTCTATCTCACACGTGATCCGCAGCCGTCCAAGCTGTTGTTCGAGGTCGCGCTGACCGGCGAGCTTACGGGCAGCGGGTCTCTGGGCGCAGCTTCTGGTAGGTCGACATCGCGTGCTTGAGACCCAGTAGGGCCGACGCTTCGAGTTCATACTCGAGCTGCAGGTCGCCGAGTTTCTCGGCATCGTGCTGGGTGAGCTGACGCGAAGCCTTTTCGGCGATGCTGTGACGACGGAGGTACTCGCGGGCGGCGAGCCACATGGCGTTGGCCGCCTGCCGGATGTCGGCGTCGTCACTGATCGTGACCTTCGAGCAGGTCTTTTCGAAGTCGCGCACGCACTCGGCGAGCGCTAAATCGATGTTGTCCACCATGGCGTGGGCGGCTCCGAGCTCAGACTTTGCCACCGACAATGCGTTCAGGCGGGCGAGTCGCTCATGCTGACGGCAGGTCTCCGACGCGGTACGCGCGAGGGCGTCGCAGCAGTACATCGGCCCCTGCTGCGCAGCGGTCGGGTCGTCGAGCATCATCGAGGAAGCAGCAGCGCGGGAGGGGGACATGGTGGGGGCAAGAGTGGCCAGCGGGTCCGTGCGCCTGATAACCGGTTCGAACAGGCACACCATGTGATCTAGCGAACGCACCCATACGCGTGGTAGTGGGTGTGCGAAGGCTGATACGTGAATCGACACAAGTCGGACCCGTATCTCCGGCGCGTCCTGTATGCTTGGTAGATGACTGCCCACATCGATTCCTTCGAGCATCTGCTCATCGACACGACGGCCGCCGGCGTGCGGACGATCACGCTGAACCGCCCCGAGCGACTGAATGCGGTGAATCCGCGACTCGCCACCGAAC
This region of Gemmatimonas groenlandica genomic DNA includes:
- a CDS encoding L-threonylcarbamoyladenylate synthase, yielding MAGAPILTLDPDNPDPVVVEHAAALLRRGGLVAFPTETVYGLGANALDPDAVVAIYTAKGRPAWNPVIAHVPDVAAARVLTRYWPPAADRLAAAFWPGPLTMVLPKAPQVPDVATAGLDAVALRIPAHPVALALLRAAGVPIAAPSANRFTQISPTTAQHVQASLGDRVGLILDGGPSSVGIESTVVDLTGPDAVVLRPGMISAADLELALRGSGVAVRMATVTVSHDAPTATAAPQRSPGMADRHYAPRADVWLFDAEQCSEIDAALADRRAGTGTVTALLRTTTLSVPDDTIVRMPDDPAAYARALYAALHAADATGASLIVIERPPDDDRWAGLRDRLTRAAR
- a CDS encoding 2'-5' RNA ligase family protein, which translates into the protein MAATFGIFVLAELPGEAGAMVREIQQRFDPKLARLTPPHVTLVGSSGVGAMPTDTPVARIREALEPIAASTAPMELALGLPHRFMQTDIVSLPLDHNGPLRALHERIARSGLPFKQARFRFTPHCTLSFYPMLTPARERELLAMRVNAPAIIERLQVYLTRDPQPSKLLFEVALTGELTGSGSLGAASGRSTSRA
- a CDS encoding ATP-binding protein; this encodes MPDRTPPEQDDVPPVQRGTGLRTRLLGMALIVSTPPLLVSLLTPMPNSGWRGVLLFGGALIVSIALAVYFGTKISRPVQALIDDAHALAVGVAGHRSRIRSSDEIGSLATALNQMAETVERRNAALADSERRYRFLFDSNPLPMWAWDADTMLVLAVNEAAVEKYGYDRDAFLSLRILDLLDPAEHARFSGARLPFSESKQSAGTWLHRTATGRQLEMEVITTSSRRLGRASWLSVGIDVTARREAERALARSEDQLRQSQKMEAIGTFAGGISHDFSNLLTGMLGYCDLALAMMSADDPVRRDVSEIRALAVRGTDLSKQILAVSRKLVVQPTVLDPNTVIMGLDRLLRRLMGEHIEVSTTLGGDLGTIRIDAAQLEQVMLNLASNARDAMPSGGTLRVSTARVSEAEVQTFGLDAHREWIVIRVADSGVGMTDAVLEHIFEPFFTTKERGKGTGLGLPLAYGMIDQAGGEIRVNSAPGHGTTFHLLLPRLGELPTDLTVEEEVPEVLTGQETVLLTEDEDSVRAVATAALERRGYRVLAAADGDSAIAISRAFPGRIDLLVTDVVMPGMNGRELAEQLEIMRPGLRVLFVSGYTDDAVLLKGVSLDERTFLQKPFTSLQLAKRVRVVLDQSPRVS
- a CDS encoding enoyl-[acyl-carrier-protein] reductase; its protein translation is MLPIDLSGKRALVAGVADDGGFGFAVAKAFAEAGASVCVATWPPALNIFLNLLERGKMDESRKLRDGSLLTFERIYPLDAIYDSLEDAPDDVRSSKRYKDVGDFSIGGLAQRIAADFGDQSLDIVFHSLANGPEVKKPLLEVSRAGYLAASSASAYSLVSMVQRLAPLMRPGGSVCSLTYMASERAIPGYGGGMSSAKAALESDTRVLSFEAGRKYGLRVNTISAGPFASRAASAIGIIDKMVKYCAANAPLAEELTATEVGNTAAFLSSALASGITGSTVYVDKGYHAMGMAVTMPPGVEPLGA
- a CDS encoding SDR family oxidoreductase, whose amino-acid sequence is MSGRFTGQVVLITGASSGIGAELARQFAADGARVALAARDVARLESVAADCRALGAEALVVHGDVGVESSCASMVERTVAHFGQLDVLVNNAGMGSSGLFEDVTDLTIFDTLMRVNYLGSVWCTAHALPHLKRSKGRIVAISSLTGLTGVPKRTAYAATKHAMAGFFDSLRIELDGTGVSVTMIYPGFVFSEINQRALSPDGTPFGDRGYKRRKGETMETDECGRLILAAVAARDRDLVMTWRGKIGRLLKLMSPALVDRIARGVIESRQ